The Pangasianodon hypophthalmus isolate fPanHyp1 chromosome 13, fPanHyp1.pri, whole genome shotgun sequence genome includes a window with the following:
- the ier2a gene encoding immediate early response gene 2 protein has protein sequence MEVCVEAKRVMVQALSKMYSSRNQRGGIPLHRSLLLTLVMRAARDAYHSARGPDRGPDPSAQGERSAQADRSAEGNRSAQGERSAQADSHTHEELMDTAEAPEPPCALQSGERTLKQHRTADKENCNTTGHHAQSRKRRGKSGSEPDFLPCKKARLDPAELRRVLHDSTARSLSGNCARETDPLSATHMPRTIATC, from the coding sequence atggaggtgtgtgtagaaGCCAAGCGGGTCATGGTGCAGGCTCTGAGCAAAATGTACAGCTCCCGAAACCAGCGCGGAGGAATTCCGCTGCACCGCAGCCTCCTGCTCACTCTGGTGATGAGAGCCGCCCGGGACGCGTACCATTCCGCCCGAGGACCGGACCGAGGACCGGACCCCAGCGCGCAGGGGGAGAGGAGCGCGCAGGCGGACAGGAGCGCGGAGGGGAACAGGAGCGCGCAGGGGGAGAGGAGCGCGCAGGCGGACAGCCACACACATGAGGAGCTCATGGACACGGCCGAGGCGCCTGAACCTCCGTGTGCGCTCCAGAGCGGCGAAAGGACTTTAAAGCAGCACCGCACCGCAGATAAAGAGAACTGTAACACCACCGGGCATCACGCACAGTCCCGGAAACGGAGAGGGAAAAGCGGCTCGGAGCCGGACTTCCTGCCCTGCAAAAAGGCGAGACTGGATCCAGCGGAGCTGCGGCGGGTTCTCCATGACTCCACTGCGCGGAGTCTCTCCGGGAACTGCGCTCGGGAAACCGACCCTCTGTCAGCTACACACATGCCCAGGACTATAGCGACATGCTGA
- the gtf2f1 gene encoding general transcription factor IIF subunit 1 isoform X1, with translation MWSFCACSPCVGSLWILWFPPKRIRSDCEDQTEDQTAVMTSLANSSSSTEYIVRVPKNTSKRYSIMAFNAGDKVNCSTWTQARMERDLSNRRMYGEEETPEGAAGSEFGKKQREEARRKKFGIVTREFKVEDQPWILKVNGKAGKRFKGQKKGGVTENASYYIFTQCADGAFEAFPVHAWYNFTPVAKHRTLTAEEAEEEWGRRNKVVNHFSIMLQRRLKEQEHGEEEEEEGEKGAKKKKKKKGGQGGDLRIHDLDDDLELSSDNSESSAGEDGEGRAKNKKENSSKAKGKKKKKKKGSDAEGHEDSDDGDFEGLEVDYMSDESSSEEEEPEKVKPNKGEDVPKGIDEASESEEESEEENKNEDEAKEEEDEEEGKKTPVQVEKKKKKDSSGESDSSEDSDIEGETASALFMAKKRTPPKRGGRGSAGSSRAGSRPGTPSIDHAATSNTLRAAATKLEQGKRQATTSSSDTPAAKRLKMEPTSQSPSGKSTPQPASGKSTPSSSDVQLTEEAVRRYLIRKPMTTKDLLKKFQTKRTGLSSEQTVNVLAQILKKLNPERKNINDKMHFYLTE, from the exons atgtggagtttctgtgcatgttctccctgcgTAGGTTCCCTctggattctctggtttcctcccaaaag AATTAGATCAGACTGTGAGGATCAGACTGAGGATCAGACTGCAGTGATGACGTCACTG GCAAACAGCAGCTCCTCCACTGAGTACATCGTCCGAGTACCGAA GAACACGAGTAAAAGGTACAGCATCATGGCTTTTAACGCTGGAGACAAAGTGAACTGTTCCACATGGACTCAG gcTCGGATGGAGCGGGATCTGAGTAACCGGAGGATGTACGGAGAGGAGGAGACGCCTGAGGGAGCTGCTGGCAGTGAGTTTGGTAAAAAACAGAGGGAGGAGGCACGCAGGAAGAAGTTTGGGATTGTAACCCGCGAGTTTAAGGTGGAGGACCAGCCGTGGATCCTCAAAGTGAACGGGAAAGCAGGGAAAAg GTTTAAGGGGCAGAAGAAAGGAGGAGTGACGGAGAACGCTTCATACTACATCTTCACGCAGTGTGCTGACGGAGCGTTCGAGGCATTTCCTGTTCACGCCTGGTACAACTTCACCCCGGTGGCTAAACACCGCACGCTCACCGCCGAAGAGGCCGAGGAGGAGTGGGGCAG GAGGAATAAAGTGGTGAATCACTTCAGCATCATGCTGCAGCGGCGACTGAAGGAGCAGGAACatggtgaggaagaggaggaagagggagaaaagggggcaaagaagaaaaagaagaagaaaggtgGCCAGGGAGGAGACCTGCGTATTCATGATTTAGACGATGATCTGGAGTTGAGCAGTGATAACAGTGAGAGCAGTGCAGGAGAAG ACGGAGAAGGTCGGGCGAAGAATAAGAAGGAGAACAGCTCAAAGGCCaaggggaagaagaagaagaagaagaagggcaGTGATGCGGAGGGACATGAGGACAGCGATGATGGAGACTTTGAAGGTCTGGAAGTGGACTACATGTCAGATGAGAGCAG TTCTGAGGAAGAGGAGCCGGAGAAAGTGAAGCCTAATAAAGGAGAGGACGTGCctaaag GAATTGATGAAGCGTCTGAGAGTGAGGAGGAGAGTGAGGAGGAGAACAAGAATGAGGACGAGGcgaaagaggaggaggatgaggaagaagggaagaaaaCACCTGTACAggtggagaagaagaagaagaaag ACAGCAGCGGCGAGTCGGACAGCTCCGAGGACAGCGACATCGAGGGAGAGACGGCGTCTGCGCTCTTCATGGCG AAGAAGCGTACTCCTCCTAAACGAGGCGGCCGAGGTTCTGCTGGAAGTTCTAGAGCAGGAAGTCGTCCCGGAACGCCCTCCATCGACCACGCTGCCACCTCCAACACACTGCGCGCTGCGGCCACCAAACTGGAgcagg GTAAGCGTCAGGCGACGACGTCCAGCTCAGACACTCCCGCTGCCAAGAGGCTGAAGATGGAGCCGACTTCTCAGAGCCCGTCGGGGAAGAGCACTCCACAACCAGCATCCGGGAAATCCACACCGAGCTCCAG TGACGTGCAGCTGACGGAGGAGGCCGTGCGCCGTTATCTGATCCGGAAGCCCATGACCACTAAAGACCTGCTGAAGAAGTTCCAGACTAAACGCACGGGACTGAGCAGCGAGCAGACGGTCAACGTCCTCGCACAGATCCTCAAGAAGCTCAACCCAGAGAGGAAAAACATTAACGACAAGATGCACTTCTACCTCACGgagtaa
- the gtf2f1 gene encoding general transcription factor IIF subunit 1 isoform X2 encodes MTSLANSSSSTEYIVRVPKNTSKRYSIMAFNAGDKVNCSTWTQARMERDLSNRRMYGEEETPEGAAGSEFGKKQREEARRKKFGIVTREFKVEDQPWILKVNGKAGKRFKGQKKGGVTENASYYIFTQCADGAFEAFPVHAWYNFTPVAKHRTLTAEEAEEEWGRRNKVVNHFSIMLQRRLKEQEHGEEEEEEGEKGAKKKKKKKGGQGGDLRIHDLDDDLELSSDNSESSAGEDGEGRAKNKKENSSKAKGKKKKKKKGSDAEGHEDSDDGDFEGLEVDYMSDESSSEEEEPEKVKPNKGEDVPKGIDEASESEEESEEENKNEDEAKEEEDEEEGKKTPVQVEKKKKKDSSGESDSSEDSDIEGETASALFMAKKRTPPKRGGRGSAGSSRAGSRPGTPSIDHAATSNTLRAAATKLEQGKRQATTSSSDTPAAKRLKMEPTSQSPSGKSTPQPASGKSTPSSSDVQLTEEAVRRYLIRKPMTTKDLLKKFQTKRTGLSSEQTVNVLAQILKKLNPERKNINDKMHFYLTE; translated from the exons ATGACGTCACTG GCAAACAGCAGCTCCTCCACTGAGTACATCGTCCGAGTACCGAA GAACACGAGTAAAAGGTACAGCATCATGGCTTTTAACGCTGGAGACAAAGTGAACTGTTCCACATGGACTCAG gcTCGGATGGAGCGGGATCTGAGTAACCGGAGGATGTACGGAGAGGAGGAGACGCCTGAGGGAGCTGCTGGCAGTGAGTTTGGTAAAAAACAGAGGGAGGAGGCACGCAGGAAGAAGTTTGGGATTGTAACCCGCGAGTTTAAGGTGGAGGACCAGCCGTGGATCCTCAAAGTGAACGGGAAAGCAGGGAAAAg GTTTAAGGGGCAGAAGAAAGGAGGAGTGACGGAGAACGCTTCATACTACATCTTCACGCAGTGTGCTGACGGAGCGTTCGAGGCATTTCCTGTTCACGCCTGGTACAACTTCACCCCGGTGGCTAAACACCGCACGCTCACCGCCGAAGAGGCCGAGGAGGAGTGGGGCAG GAGGAATAAAGTGGTGAATCACTTCAGCATCATGCTGCAGCGGCGACTGAAGGAGCAGGAACatggtgaggaagaggaggaagagggagaaaagggggcaaagaagaaaaagaagaagaaaggtgGCCAGGGAGGAGACCTGCGTATTCATGATTTAGACGATGATCTGGAGTTGAGCAGTGATAACAGTGAGAGCAGTGCAGGAGAAG ACGGAGAAGGTCGGGCGAAGAATAAGAAGGAGAACAGCTCAAAGGCCaaggggaagaagaagaagaagaagaagggcaGTGATGCGGAGGGACATGAGGACAGCGATGATGGAGACTTTGAAGGTCTGGAAGTGGACTACATGTCAGATGAGAGCAG TTCTGAGGAAGAGGAGCCGGAGAAAGTGAAGCCTAATAAAGGAGAGGACGTGCctaaag GAATTGATGAAGCGTCTGAGAGTGAGGAGGAGAGTGAGGAGGAGAACAAGAATGAGGACGAGGcgaaagaggaggaggatgaggaagaagggaagaaaaCACCTGTACAggtggagaagaagaagaagaaag ACAGCAGCGGCGAGTCGGACAGCTCCGAGGACAGCGACATCGAGGGAGAGACGGCGTCTGCGCTCTTCATGGCG AAGAAGCGTACTCCTCCTAAACGAGGCGGCCGAGGTTCTGCTGGAAGTTCTAGAGCAGGAAGTCGTCCCGGAACGCCCTCCATCGACCACGCTGCCACCTCCAACACACTGCGCGCTGCGGCCACCAAACTGGAgcagg GTAAGCGTCAGGCGACGACGTCCAGCTCAGACACTCCCGCTGCCAAGAGGCTGAAGATGGAGCCGACTTCTCAGAGCCCGTCGGGGAAGAGCACTCCACAACCAGCATCCGGGAAATCCACACCGAGCTCCAG TGACGTGCAGCTGACGGAGGAGGCCGTGCGCCGTTATCTGATCCGGAAGCCCATGACCACTAAAGACCTGCTGAAGAAGTTCCAGACTAAACGCACGGGACTGAGCAGCGAGCAGACGGTCAACGTCCTCGCACAGATCCTCAAGAAGCTCAACCCAGAGAGGAAAAACATTAACGACAAGATGCACTTCTACCTCACGgagtaa
- the alkbh7 gene encoding alpha-ketoglutarate-dependent dioxygenase alkB homolog 7, mitochondrial — MRAVRRQLSELCVKARALSCTRVCASSPSCQTHNTRGFSRAGSGDGFTGEHLDGEHSWMCSSSAAVLSAVRSHVQLLQNFISEEEEEAFLKELDPGLKRKRYEFDHWDDAIHGFRETERLQWGGVCAAVVERLRAAAFPEGTPLLGPVHVLDLDKAGFIKPHVDSVKFCGSTIAGLSLLSDSVMRLVREENSADRVDLLLKRRSLYILRDEARFKFTHEILKDEDSFFSGRRIPRHRRISVICRNLPL; from the exons ATGAGGGCTGTGAGGAGACAgctgagtgagctgtgtgtgaaagCGCGCGCACTCAgctgtacacgtgtgtgtgcgaGTTCACCTTCCTGCCAGACTCATAATACACGAGGATTCAGTAGAGCAGGGAGTGGGGACGGGTTTACTGGAGAACATCTGGATGGAGAGCACAGCTGGATGTGCAGTTCTTCTGCAGCTGTTCTGTCAGCTGTACGCAGTCATGTTCAGCTTCTGCAGAACTTCATcagtgaagaagaggaagaggctTTTCTTAAAGAACTCGACCCAGGACTTAAGAGAAAAAGATATGAATTTGATCACTGGGATGAC GCGATTCACGGGTTCAGGGAGACGGAGCGGCTGCAGTGGGGTGGAGTGTGTGCCGCTGTGGTGGAGCGGCTCCGAGCAGCGGCGTTTCCTGAGGGAACTCCATTACTGGGTCCGGTTCACGTTCTGGATCTGGACAAGGCCGGTTTCATCAAACCTCATGTAGATAGTGTGAAG TTTTGTGGAAGCACGATCGCCGGTCTGAGTCTCTTGTCTGACAGCGTCATGCGTCTGGTCCGTGAAGAGAACTCAGCGGACCGGGTGGATCTGCTTTTAAAGCGTCGTTCTCTCTATATACTGAG AGACGAAGCTCGGTTTAAATTTACTCATGAAATCCTGAAGGATGAGGATTCGTTTTTCTCGGGACGGAGAATTCCTCGGCATCGGCGCATCTCAGTTATTTGCCGGAATCTTCCACTTTAG